The DNA region aaataaacaaattttaatttaccgaAGTATATTTCATGActgcttattaataaaatcaagtttGGTTAAGATGGTTCTGCCCCTGATATttctcattataatttttttttgaaaaaaaatccttattgcatatacaaattaatattttccataaatgtGTGGTGTCTTCGAATCGCAAAATGTTTCAAGTACGCTCCGCTGATTTGTTCTAAAATCATTGTGAATTAATCTAGTCACCTTATTTTAGTGTACAAACTTGTTACATAATCTATTCTCACCAACTTAGAGGAAATAAGATCCATATACTCACGGGCCTCTTCCTCGaagcacaaaatattttattttcatacttcagaatttttgcagaacctttgtttaaaattgtaacttaaCTTTGCGCGATGTACAGTAAATTTCGTAAGGATGGTCACGTCTATCTAATACAATGCTAATATCGCTCTTCTTATTAATCGCTGTGCGCAAGCTGATATAACTTGACAACTTGCGCATCAGGCGCAACTCATTCTCACTGCAAAcagcagggctgattgtgctccggaaaaaatccggatttctggatttttcgctaaccgtgatccggaagtttccggagatcgaaggtcctgacgtttcaaaaaatcattgatcacaaaattttccggaaatcaaattttgaaaggtggaacttaaaagcacagtttattttatttgtttgtaagggagagccaggtACTTCATAAGCtttatattcaagattaatataaattttttatcagtaaatagttataatcataaactcaagaaagaaagaaagacatatttgtaaatttcatttacttctCCAGgttataggtatgtgtaaatggtctaagtaagttgtaaaattttaaatatacttttagtaaactaagaaagattgagaaaaaggaaaaaatctttgtttaaattttctttccatttaaactgtatttttttttttttttttttttttttttttttttttttttttttttNTCAagaaattttctggaattttgacttggactcacaatcacccctgaaacAAGCTAACTAGTttgttttattgcaataatCACGAAACTGCCCGCAAAGGCCCTAGATGCTTAAACTGCATAATTTCAGTCTTGCAGCAAAAACTAACagtaaaaaacttctttttctaaACTGAAAGCTGATATTGTACTCAGTCCTGTTAGTCATAATGGTTTAACCTGGGTGCCGGGGGCCGAAGTAGCCCTTTACTTATTCATCATGAAATATGGAGGTAAAACCTTGAGGTGACATAAACGGAGTAAAGTTGGGAAGAAATGAGCACAATTGCTCGGTAAAGTCCAAAGGACAAAATGAAAATCTGGAAAAGCATGGTATGGTGACAGGAAAAAGAGTTGTGAGTAGTCAATAATCTTGAAGTCCGCTGTACTTACTTTGCTTGAAGCTTACTGTACTTATCTCGCTGTTAAGATTAATACTTTTCGGCGATGAGGTAGTTAGCATCATAGACTCCTCTACTAACTTGATGCGATAGCTGTTGAGGACAAACGGATTTAAACGCAAATGACCGCAAACAGTTTAACAGTGAGCCTAATTGCTACTACCGATAAACCACCACAGAAATTACGTTCTTTGGTCAAACTGCTACAACAATTCTTCTCAGTGTGTTCACTTTGTCCGGGTTTGAAAACCACATCTTGAATATCTGTTATAAAAACGTGTTAGTTAATGACTCGCAGAAGTAATGCATTCTGTAATACTTGCTTCGTAGACACACGAAGGAAGAAGGAATTATAACGGCAGCATGAGGTGGACGGTAAGACGCTTGAATGGTAACCGAAACTCATTGGACATTATCCGCAGGAAAGTGACCTGAACCCCCGACTCGCGGCCAACAGGCACGCCTGTCTCCAAAGACGTATAAGTCTCGAATGATATAGCACTACTCGTTTTTCAAAATACGACGGTTGTCCATAAAATAAGGTTCCCAACGAATTTTCAcaatgaaaaacatgtttattggCATTGAATAATACATGTTTGGAAAGCTTAGACTTCCCTATTTTTTTCGACATAATCGCCGATAAGATCAATGCATTTTTACATGCAGTGTACCATGTTCTTTATGCCTGAGTCGTAGAAATCTGCCGCTGAGCCGCGAAGATAGCTTGAAATCTCTTCCTTCAGCTCTTCGTCGGTTGTGAAATGCGTCCCTCCCAAGTGTTTCTTTAATTCAGGGAAGAGATTGTAATCACTGGGGGCCAATTCTGGGCTGTAAGGGGGGTGTGACAGTATTCCATCCAAATCTGTTGATGAGATCAGTTGTGACACGGGCGGTATGTGAACGAGCGTTGTCCTGATGGAGACACACTCCAATTGTGAGCGTGCCTTTTCTCTTGTTTTGAATCGCGCACCGAAGGTTCTTCAACGTCCGACAGTAGCGATACGCATTAATTGTTGTGCCCGTTGGCAGGAATTCGCACAACAGCAACCCTTTCCTGTCCCAAAAGACATTCGCCATCACTTTGCTGGCGCTTAAACTTCTTCGGCTTCGGCGAGCCTGGATGTTTCGACTGACaggattgtttttttgtttccgGTGTCATGTAGTGAACCCAGGTCTCGTCCCCCAGTGACAACAGAGTCAAAAAATTCCTCGTCATCGGTTTCGTAGGCATGGAGAAATTCGCGGACTGCTTCCACACGTTGCCGTTTGTTGTCATCCGTCAGCATTATCGGGACCCACCTTGCACAAACCTTGGCATATCCTAAGCGGTCTCTCAAAATGTTGTGAATGCAGGACTTACTGACATCAGGGATCATCTCGCTGAGGTCCCAAACCGTCACCATCCGATCTTTCAGCATTGCTTCTTCCACTTTCGCAATCGCTTCGTCTGAAAACGATGACCGGCCAGAATGTTGTTCGTCATGGAAGTCTGTACGTCCATCTTTGAATTCTCTGCACCATTTGCGCACATGTTGCACACTCATACACTTTTCCCCGTGAGCTTCACACAGTTGGGAATGAATGTCCACCGGAGGAACGTTTTTTGCACACAAAAACAAATCACAGAGCGTAATTCACACCTGGCGGGAGAAACAAATAGAAGCTCCATCTTTCACGGCTACCAAGACAAGGATTAACGTTGTAGATAGCTCGCCGGGGCGGGAACTGGGGGAAAGGGAGCCAAGTTACACGCCAGTCCCACCCAACCCCGCTTAACAGCGTTCCTAACGTCCGCAGCTCCAACCTTATTTTATGGACAACCCtcgtatataaaatataaattctatctATTTCATTGGTGGACCTTATTTCATTGGTGGACTGGtggattttgaaaaacatgttttgtaaCCTTAATTTTGAACATCGTTGTATTATAAAGATCTTAAAGTGTTAGATCTAATTTTATCATCTTTCATATGTTCTCAATTTATGTTTTCCTGTTCGTGTGAGTTGTTATGAATCTTATCTTAcctaatgttacttttttttatccatagATATTCATCATCagtgcagaaatatttttcttcatatcttGAATGTCATATCAAACCTATCGTCATATTTGATGGAGGTTACGACACATCTAATCGAAAGTtaagaacaaatttattaagatcTAAGTCAAGATTGACTCTAACTCAACAAATCGCAAAATACGGAGATTGTGCTGGAAATGTTTTACCCATAAATGCTCAAGAGGTATTTCGATGTGTGCTATCGGAGATGAATATACCTTTCGCCCAATGCGACTTTGAAGCTGACGACCAGGTGACTGCACTCGCAAACTACTACCAATGCCCTGTCCTCAGTGATGATagtgacttttttatttttgatgttaagAAAGGTTTTATAAGACTATCCTCAATAGAAACTACAGTATGCTTAGGAACAGCTAACAACGGATTTCAATTCAAGTACCTAAAATGTgacatttattatattgataaatttctttctttttttcctggtATTGATCGAAGTGTTCTTCCTTTATTTGGTACTTTAGTTGGAAACGATTTTGCTAACACCAAAGActttgaaactttcttttcaaatattcagtTACCTAAGCAGAAGTACAAAGGCCTAAAAATCAATCAGGGGCAACGGAGAATTATTGGCCTTCTATCCTGGCTGCAATGTTACAACCTCGAAGAGGGCATAAAACAAGTAATTTGTCGTCTCAAAAAAGAAAGACGAGAGAAGGTTAAATATATGATCGATAATTCTGTTAATGGTTACAGAATAGAATCGTGCAATTTAATACATGTCTTAAATGGCGATGCATCTCTTTGTTCTAAAGAATTAATGCTAAACTCTCGGATTATTTTACCGTGTGGTAAAAAATTGCCTATCCAGTTTATCATCTCTTTTCATCAAGGGTCTCTCCCATCTTTCTTTCTGAATGTGGTTAATCTGCATCGAATATTTTTACCAGCTCAGGTCGAAAATACCCACCTGGAAAGCAGTTTTGTATGTTCTCGCTATATTCGTCAAATATTGTATGGCATACTTTTGCAGCATGAATTTGCCAACTCCGAAGAGCATACCAATTTGTGCCTTAAATCTGTTGAAGAATACGATCGCCGATGTGGAAGTGTTCAGCGTTTCTTAGTTGAACCTATTTTCAACCTGGCAAATGGAAATCCTCTTCCGATGTTGAATCATCTTTACGATTTAGAAGAGGATTATCTGCATGATTTATTGTTAGATGTAATTGACTGCCAAAAGTCATTCATCTTTTTATtaccaaacaatttaaaattattgtttggatcCATAATTTATTGGCTAAAGAACTGCACACCCGCTCCTTGCGAAGAGTTCCTATACGccttaattttatgtgtgatACACTTAAACCTGCTGTTGCCAAAATCCAAGGAggtaattcaaaagaaaatggaGCGATGTAGTGATGATTTCAAAAACATACGATCATTGGTAAAAACAATATCATCTTCTGATGCTTTGGTAGCtaccaaaaatatgaaaaaatatttgcaaaaaccCACATTCAATCGGGCGAATCCTCTTATTCTTCATATAGTACATAGCTACAGTCAATTTCAAACATGCGTACTATACATTTCCTATTTAAATATGTTGCTGCGTTCTCCATTTGAAAATCCCAAGTTACACGAGTGTCTCTGTGGTACTATGATTTACAATTTGACCAAAGAGATACTTTCTCGGCCATATCCCGATTTATTCGTATCAGAATTTTTAGGTAGGCAATCAAACGTAGccatattatttaatacattaaaggATGAATTACTGAGGAATGTACCCTGTGAAAGCTACGTAAAAATCGATCGCTCcgaaaatcaaactaaaaaatcttGCTCCATAAAGAAAAAATCGCAAATTCAAAAAACTAGTGAGAAATGTGATCCAAACGTAGAACTAAATTATAACGAGTTTGGACAACTGTCTTTATTTGATGGTGAACTAAATGGTGATTGTACTGAAgtctatatataaaattatttatattttcttgcttcttcgtatgtattttgtttaattaattttccttactGTCCTGTTCTGTCCCCATATCTTtagcttctaatttttttctcctcaaaaCTTCCGCAACTTCCGTAACTTCCGCAACTtcctcaaaaattaataaataatattctacaGCCCTtcctaaaaactaataaaaaatttggtcCGTTGGTTTAAAGAGACTTTAGGCTCCAAATTTGCTCAATCAGCATGTAAATGTTTCTTCATATTTCTAgtcactaaaaaatttttcagtattatttttcagcaaacaCTAAatctttattgtaaaaaaaaatataggacGTCGAAATTTGAACATATTCCGTTTTATTCCAAACTAGATGtactttttgtcatttttgttaaatttatatcgAAGCCATCAGATTTCGATTGTTGGTGtaactttagaaaatattacattttaatatataaagtgCAGAACTTTATAGTACAACATTCTTATATGCCTCTactactacaaaaaaaaagtttaataaaaatttaaacttacgaCAGTAGAAATGTGGCTAGAATCTATACCTGCCTTAAAAATGAAAGGCGGAgagggattttaaaaaaaagagcaaaaaactGTCATTCAGGCACATCAAGTCCTGGAGCATGATACGGAGTCCCTTTCAAGTTCCCAttcctaaatttaataaactaaactaaactcagcggcgcgacagcccttgAGAGCCAAGGcatactgtgcccatctcagttttcttgaccttgggctctggggtgctgGAGCAGATGTAATAGTTTCGACcagaaaaatgttgaaagctTATAGGCCCTTTATGTTATTATATCTAGGTAGGTAGGGAAGTTTTAAAgcgaatcgaaatttttttcacacaatgataaaattcgtttatccaaggaTAACTTTatgtcgaaaataaattttaattgttatattatttaataagggtcgataaaatattgagttataagttataaaaaattttaaattctttctaaaatctttagaaattatgtaaatttaaaaaacaaaatttggccGGACAGTAGTTAGGAAAGGGGAATACGAGCACAGGGATTTCAGGGATTCCGAGGATTTTCGGGGATTCCGCTGGAGTACTCTTAACGGGGGTTGGGGTGATCAATCAAAGGGGAATACGAGCACAGGGATTCCGAGGATTTTCGGGGATTCCGCTGGAGTACTCTTAACGGGGGTTGGGGTGATCAATCAAATGTGACAGCTACTATAGTTaagggtgtttttttttaattttgtaattaaatctttttaattattactttttatttaatttttagactattacttcttaatttaattcttaattattactttttcattattttttttttaatttttatttttaaattatttttttttaaatcagtttttttaattaattttttagattttgtaattatttttctaatctttattttataattaaatctctttaattataacttttaatttaattttttaattattacttttaatttaattttttttattattagatacttcttaatttaatttttaattattactttttatttaattttcaattattactttttaattattttttttttaatctttttttttaaaactattttttaatcagtttttaattaattttttggattttgtaattatttttttacctttattttctaattatttttttttctgatatgaATGATATTTGAAAAAGGACACAAAAATGAAACCCGATGTCATACAATCAGGATTGAACATGAATCAGGCTTTATTAATAATCAGTCTGTAAGATGAAACATGAAAGTAATCTTTCGAACTTGAAAGCAATTTTGCAAGATAAGACATGCTTTCGTAGGGTAGAGTGATGTTATTTCTTCCATTCAATCAAAACAGGAATGCGTGACGTCAAACAACCAGGATTTAACATGAATATGAAGTACGCGTCTTCAAGATAAAGCATGCATCACTTTTGTGTGGTCTAGAAAGACGAAGTACATTGAAATGTTTCGCTAACTTCTTGTTCGGTCTTGTTTCATTAGATCATTCTCAAATGTTCCATGGGGGTGGAGTCAGAAAATTATGTCGTCATTTTCTGCcaatcagaataaattttacagaactAAAATAATGATATCATTTTTAACCTATCAGAACAAGCATTACATAGCAGCTCGCAATGCATTCTGGGTAGCCATCTACCGTTTAATAGGAGCTGTATTTGATCCCAGAACTCATTCTGAGTGTAGCATCTCCTTTCTCAGCTTTCTATTGTGCTCTTAGCTTTGctttcattattgttattagttattgactgttatttgttgaaatgttaaagtttttcattaattatttaacgtATTTCTGATTGCttgatttttaagttaaatttaatttgtttaattgccTAAAAATGACTCAAgaatttgaagatttttctttaaacgatGAATTGCGTGCCATCAGTGATTTTAGTGATCTCACGGCCTCTCAATTGGATGAAATGGTGAAAGAGGATCTAATGGAAGATAGCCGCATTACCTGTCTTCAATGCAATAAGAGTTTTACAACCCGGCCCAATATGCTACGACATCAGCGATCCATCCATGGAGGAACGCGACTTCAATGCCCAGAATGCCCAAAGACTTTTGCCAGGGCAGATAAGCTGAAATGTCATATCAACGTACACAAACGTAAAGCTACTATAGGTGTTTTACCCCCATCTAAGCGAATTAAGTTTCATGCAACAAATCAAAATTCCAGAGTGTTTTCAACGGAACCATCAACAAGCAATGCGACTGATACATTCCCAACAAGTAAT from Parasteatoda tepidariorum isolate YZ-2023 chromosome 2, CAS_Ptep_4.0, whole genome shotgun sequence includes:
- the LOC107444159 gene encoding single-strand DNA endonuclease ASTE1, whose amino-acid sequence is MGVRGLSTFFNNNPDLMKPFKLHDTTIIIDGNNLIHLLYFRSKVDCMYGGDYNRYSSSVQKYFSSYLECHIKPIVIFDGGYDTSNRKLRTNLLRSKSRLTLTQQIAKYGDCAGNVLPINAQEVFRCVLSEMNIPFAQCDFEADDQVTALANYYQCPVLSDDSDFFIFDVKKGFIRLSSIETTVCLGTANNGFQFKYLKCDIYYIDKFLSFFPGIDRSVLPLFGTLVGNDFANTKDFETFFSNIQLPKQKYKGLKINQGQRRIIGLLSWLQCYNLEEGIKQVICRLKKERREKVKYMIDNSVNGYRIESCNLIHVLNGDASLCSKELMLNSRIILPCGKKLPIQFIISFHQGSLPSFFLNVVNLHRIFLPAQVENTHLESSFVCSRYIRQILYGILLQHEFANSEEHTNLCLKSVEEYDRRCGSVQRFLVEPIFNLANGNPLPMLNHLYDLEEDYLHDLLLDVIDCQKSFIFLLPNNLKLLFGSIIYWLKNCTPAPCEEFLYALILCVIHLNLLLPKSKEVIQKKMERCSDDFKNIRSLVKTISSSDALVATKNMKKYLQKPTFNRANPLILHIVHSYSQFQTCVLYISYLNMLLRSPFENPKLHECLCGTMIYNLTKEILSRPYPDLFVSEFLGRQSNVAILFNTLKDELLRNVPCESYVKIDRSENQTKKSCSIKKKSQIQKTSEKCDPNVELNYNEFGQLSLFDGELNGDCTEVYI